accctttggttggttctatgtttgcttagagtaagtttctaacttagaccggataatgaacttggAATAtgagctaaaaccttgaaaataaggatccacatagtgcttttggcaaacaaacccctcagccaaagagccttgcatgtctaggagtggTGGAGTAAGTTTACTCcatgtcggttaagtcttgttgagcttagtagctcagccttgttgtggcttttctttttcaggtgaagtcgctgctcccgagtcttcttctgttggcacttggctgccccaactccctccgggttggacggtcgagtgggatctctcctcggacggcgaggagagggatcactgacgtctttgctggcctcaccaaggacgtccgacccctgcgtttagcttccgctcttttaccttctgttgttttcctttgaaccttgctaaaactctgatttttactaagtgtgtaacaacttgtaatctactgctggacctgttgtattctctggaaccgttcaccttcgtgtgggttttgctaaactcgatcctgttaaagtggttaaatcggatgaaatccgacggcatctcgagttagcatGATTAAGGCCGAGTATCgtatgttaggcgacttaacggtgccttaattaggctaatccgaggtggatccgccacatttAGTTTGATCAATCAAGTTGTTTACCAATTTCACTATACTTCAGCTTTTTCTTCACAATTGACTTGACAACTCAATCTCCTTTGTGCTTCAAATTGTTGTTTCTTGGAAGGAGATCAGCTCACAAAAGTAGTAGTTTTAAACTGATTGTTTAACTGGCAAAAGAAttgatagaaaaaaaatgagtaaATGAGTGCATGACCCATTTTAGTTTGGTCGGGCAAGCTGTTAACCATTTTGATTATCAACAGTTTCTCATGATAGAGGTaggataactttttttttctgggatAATTTTTGTTTGCTCCCACAATGACCACCATGAGACAGCAACTTGCATCTCCTAGACAGAATAGCTTCTCAGTTGATGGTGTCCGTTTTTTCAGCTAACGGAGACTCATTTATATATTGAACGTGGAGGCCGTTATTTTTTACCACGGACTGTTCATACCCTTACATCAGAGAAATCATGCTGATTACATGAAAGAGTGGTATGAGGAGACAGGAAAGGAAGAATTGTTCCTGGTGAAGAGGAGCTCGTCGATCGCCGCGATTGTTCATCCAGGGGACGACTTGGCCATCGTGCAGGGGCTCACGCCGCGGGCCTGCGGACGCTCCTGCGCTCGTGGCCACATCTCAGGGCCCGACACGGAGAAGTGGCAACAGCGTTGCTGGTTAGATAGATGGATGTAGAGGCGCGGCCACATCTCGTGCATGCCGTCGACAGACGCCGGGCTAACCGGAGCACGCAGGGGATGCGAACggccattttttttatataattttgaatCTGCTAAATgttactcaggtgctctaaccactaaaCTAATTTTCCTTCGCTATTCCAACCCACGATTTCATTTCATTCATACTGCACATTAACCTTTAAGGTTCCAACTTTGAAATTTTCGAGCTCCTATACATTATTCTCACATTCTCTATTGAAGCtagctatttttatttttgaggGAGTTCAAGCTAGTTATTAGGAGGCACTccaccctcttcttcttcctccgccaCCTGCAGCATCTTCATCACCGATGCGTCCACGCTGATCGCCTGCTTCTCCCTGATCTCCAGGTACTCCCGCCACGTCACGCCTCGGAACGCAGCCTTCGTccccggcggcacggcggccgcGAGCGGCGCCACCTTCATGTCGGCCGGCGGGCCGAGGAAGTAGGGCACGGAGATCCGGTCGCGCTCCCGGTTGACGACGGCGCGGTGGAGCGCGCTGCGGAAGCGGCCGTTGGTGAGCACCTGGAAGAGGTCGCCGAGCACGACCACCagcgcgcccggcggcgccggcaccgtCACCCACCGGTCGGGCTGCCGGCGGAGCAGCTGCAGCCCCGGCACGGGGCTCTGCAAGATGATCGTGATGAAGCCCGAGTCCGTGTGCGCCGCCATCCCGATCGCGCGCTCCGGCTGCGGACACCTGGGGTACCTGCAGCCCGTGCACGGACACACTGACATCGTCAGAGCCGGAGCACGTACGTACGACAAGAAAAAGGTTGGTCATAGAGGTTTTGACGTACATGTTAAGGTGCGTCGTCGCCGTCAAGGTCTCGCGAATCTCCCGCTCCgtctcgccggcggcgatctGGGCGTCGGTGAGCCCGAGCGCCCCGAAGAGCATGTCGAGCAGCCTGACGCCGAGAGCCCTCATCTCCGCGTGGTGCTCCTCCATCACGTCGCTGGTCGCGTGCGGTCAACGCGGGCCCACACGTCAGCAAGCGTACGCGGAGCGTGACATCGCAATGCAGAAAGCACGTGACGTACCAGAAGCGGAGGTagtcgtcgccggcgtcgggcCAGACGCGGCGGAACtcggcgcggacggcggccgCCGGGAACGTGTACCCCTCGGACCACATGTGATTGGAGAAGTTGAGCCGGGGCGCCCTACCGTAGCCGTTGAACTCCCCAGGGCGGCGCCCCGCGcgggccttctccgccgccgggaGCGCGAACAGGCGCGCGACCTGCTCCTCCACGCGCGCCGCCACTCCCGCGGCCACGCCGTGGCCGACGAGCAGGAACGCGCCCCACTCCTCGGcggcgcgccccgccgccgcccgcgccacgTCCGGGTCGCCGCCCAGGTCCACCACCGGCACCGCGtcaccccccgccgccgccttcaccgTCGGGTGGTCGTCGATCCCCGGCCACGCGTGCGTCTCCGGCACGCGCTCCGCGGACCGGAGTTCGAAgcagggagtggcggcggcggcggccggcgaggtcgtCATCGGCGACAGCATggtcggcggcgcgcgcggcttGTTGCAATGCGAGAACTGGATCGATCGGCACGAAGGTTGTCGCACCAACACTACTGTAGCAATATGCCAGAGAGTGTTCGATTATCCACTCCGAGCAAAGCAACACTTGTGCAAGGCAAGCGTGCAGCACGCTCGTGGCATGCAAGAGAGACAAAAACGGGTGACACTTTTGTTTGGGGCGCTGGCTGGCTGGTTTCAGTTTCAAACTTTAATTTGTGATGAGAAGCAGTTTCAGCTTTTTGATGAAAACCAGGGAGTGGTCAAGTGAGTGCACGAAAAGAGGTGAAGAGCGTGGCGTGGAGTGTTGGGTTTCTCCTCCTTAGCCTTTTCTTTGATAAATTAATCCATTTTACCGTCAGATCGTCCAATGTGCGAAACCAGAAATCTTATCCACCTCTTCTCGCTTCCAGTCATATTCTCAACGTGAAAAACTAGAAATAAAATTTTCGTGCAGTTTTCGAAAAACTAGAAGCTCAAAAAACTAAGTCTATATGAAAAATTGTAAAGCTCAATTTTGAGTTTTTCATAGTTTTTTTACTTAGAAAGCTAAACTCATCTTTTAAAAGTTAATGTtgatttttcagaaaaaaaaatcctagaaaaaCCTTAAAACTATAACTCACAGTTTATCGGTGCAATAGGACCGATGCATAAACTTGGCAACACAGCATCACCTTGGTGCTTTGGCCGAGAATAAGATgtatttggcagagctccatctgattctgatttttCATAGGAGCTGATTCTCTAAGAGAAGTGATTTCCTTTGATTCtgtagcataaactcttaaaattaggatggagaatTACTTCACAAAATCAGGAGAATCTACTTTTTTTCAGCTCCAAACCTCTTAATTCTTTTCAAATAATCACAgtgaatcacttctctctaaaaAACTATTTGGCAGGACTCCTACTggattcagcagagaatcacttctgggagttctgccaaacgcaccctgaGATGGAACGGCATGGGCTTAATGTTTGTGCTGACTAAAATAACATAGGGCTTTCGGCCCAATAAAACAGTACAAAATGACAACTCAAACAAAAGATGAATCACAAATTGAATGTGTCACAGACATTGAAAAAGTGAGTGATTGGTGGCAAAAGAAAACGAGAGAAAGATTTTGGCCGAGCGATGTTTCCTTTGTTTTACTAAATCGAAACTACTAATAATAGCATTCCGTGTGGGCCAGAATGAGATAAGTTAATGTGCTCGTCTCTATGGGCTAGCCCAAGAGCCTCTTTTTCTGTGGGCCAGAGAAGGAATTCATATGGAACATGATGTCATTTGAGAGAAATTTCTTAAAACCTTTTCCACGgtagaaaaatatattttcaagaAATTGACTCATGAATGAAGGTCTCATGGAACGATTTGATGCGTAAGAATTTCGAGGGAATATCAACATAATATATTCTATCTAAACAAAAAACTTGCCTTTACCATTCTCTTCATGTGATTTTTCCCGCATCCGATCAGAACCCAtgttatttttttctccttATTGTGGTTTCATCCTAAAAGAAGGCCCAAATATAGCTAAATATGTATCTTTCTGACTTAGAAGACTGCGGCAATTTCATTTTGATACAGGGGGATCACAATGATgcattcatcttttttttttgtggataCAAATATACAATGATGCATTCGTCTGACCAAGATACAACAGATTTACAGTATTTTACAACACATTTTCAACACAAATATGCAGAGACACCAACACTACATACAGACAGTAATACGTTTTTAACATACTTGCACAAGTACAGCATTTTATTGAGAGCCATGGCCCATATATGGGACAGCGCTGAATGTCCCGCTTGGCCACATCTCCATGATGGATGTCCTCGAGCTGgactagcagcagcagcagatggtCTCGAGGCAGCACTCGCAGGTCTCGTAGCAACAGAAGCAGCAGCACGCAGCGAACAGGCTGAAAACAAGAACAAGCCCCCGTTGTGATTGTGATAGAAAATCAATATGTAACCAGAATTAATTACCGAAGAACTTATTCACAGTTTGATTCAGGATTTAAAGCATTAGCTCTACTGAAACTGAAACACTTAACAACCGTTTTTCATATTTCATTTGAGAGGATAATGTGGCCCAATAGAAGTGGTGTGAAGAGGACAACATCACATCTAGGTGTACGCATTATCACATGAAAATGACCAGCAACCACCAAATTGCCATTTCCCATCTGACCACTTGAGCCAAATGCACTACAGTGTTGGGGCAGCTTGCACGGTGGATCTCTCTACCATCCATTTGTAACCTAGTAGGGACCTTGACAATGATAGCCGATGGACCCTTTTTCTGTTCAGTGCATGATCATGATAGGCTAGGCCAGATGCTCACAGAAAAAAAGGATTAATCGACCTGTCGAATAAAGACTTTGAAGAAGAGGAAAGCTAGCATCTCATGATCGGAAAGAAGCATAGAACCTAATTGGAGTCAGATATTTTTGTTTTAAGAATCACATAAAGAGAATTCGATGAACTGAGCTAAGTTCCTCCCTAGCTTTGAAAGAAGTTTTGAAGAGATCTTTGTTAACAGAACAGTCCTTCCACACCAGGTTTTTGTAAGGGTCGCACAGTTTCACTACTGTAGTACTCCCCGTTCATCTGAGAAATCAGCTGTCCCAGACTCCCAGTTGCGTGTAGTCCTGCACCGGATCTGTGTCTTTGTAAGGGATGTCTTAATGTTTTGCTCAATCCTCAAACCATACATGTTTCTCTTTTGAAAAACTTAACTAGCTTCTCAGGCAGATACCTAAGCTATGCAGAGTATAAGGTGTAAACTACATACAACTTCCTAGTTTGATCTTCCGAGATGTATTCTTGTGCAGGGTAGGCTGCTCTTGTGACATAGAGATATTGTTTATAATATTCAGATAAACTAATTGCAATTGGTTGAATCCACTTACTTTTGAATTATTTCTCCCATGTTGTTTATCAACTAACACGAGGAAAGGACCATAATTCTGAAAATTTACTCTGGTGACCTTGTAAATCCTTATGACAAGGTTCTTCCTATTTTAAAAACGAGTCAAGACAACTTCAAGAGTTCCATGGGGTTTCATCATGGATATCATGGCAATTGTGTTAACAAAAGcagaaaagaaaacatagagAGATGGTATGCATAATCGAGAACAACAGAAATGAAGGTCACCAATTACCATGCATATAGGCAGCCCTTCTCCTCATGCCGCTTCTGAACATGATCGTAGTAGGACATGTCCTGAGCACTTGGAGGGTTGTACATCTTGTTTTCTATATGGAGCTCGCTGTTCAAGTATCTCCAGAATGCAAGGAGTAAAGGAAAGGGGCTCTGAACAAAGCAGGGAGCTGTATGGAGGGTCTGTTAGTCATGTGTGGATATGAAGCCTTCTTTATAGGCATTTCCAACTTGCAATGTGTCGGCAGCTCCAGGCACCTTTCCAGTGCCCTGTATGATAAGGAAAACTTAAAACCACAAAACCAGTATTGTGCTAATCTCTTATAGTAATCAAATTGCCTTTGTTATTtctataagaaaaaaaattacatacGATTTGTGATTGTTTGTAGAATATCAAAAGTACCACTGATATTTTATCTACTGTAAGCACTATACTTATGTCGGGATTCAGAATTTCAGTCTTTTATATGCTTGTAATTTACCTTGTTTAGGATTGCAAATACTTGAATTCAAGTAGTAACTAGTAATCCTAGAATTCCAAATCAAACCCTGTAGGAATAATTACATCAGTTGATAGCCAGACAGGTCACATCGGAATTTGATGGAGATAAATCAATTATGATGCAAGGAGAAACAGCTTTTTCCTCAGGATTATCCATCTGGCTCATAGCTTGATGGAAAATGATTCTATGAATTATTTTTTTGGAAGTTAGGCCCCACTCGCATTCACGGATAGATGGTTACATGAGGGGACCATGCTTGTTATCTGGTCCAATTGTCATCATTTACAAGTGCCACATCCATTGATCCGCAATCACAAAAGAGGGAGAAAACTCGTGCTGATTAAGAAGGGGAACGATCTGCTTCAGTACACGTCTTCTGGAAAAGTTCATGAATCTTAAACCAAAGAGTTTATATTATTGGTGACAGGGTGAGCTAATCAGTATGAACCTGGAATTACATcaagagtttttttttatttttcatgaaaAAACAAGTGGGAAGTGGAAAGGCCGTAATTTGAGCATTAATGTTTTCTTAGACTAGTTTGGTAGGCCCCAAATCTAGTATGGCAAAATCCAGGTCTGCCATTCACCATGGCGATTCCTTTTATCTTTGTTTAATGTACTGTATATAGAAATAACATAGCAATTGCCTAGCATAAGAAGCCGGGGGCATTGGGGCAAAGCACTGAAAATATCAATTAGACAGAGGAGTTCATGTCATGAATTGACTGGATTTACAATGccacaaacatctatgaactaTTGTACCCAAATCCAGATTTCTGATGCATTTCAGATTTTGCCTTGCTAAGTAGAAACAGAGATGATGCAGTTGAGTTTGAGTCCTATGAACTTACCTCATTGCATGGTCTTCCATCAACTGTAACATTTACGTAGATCCATCAGAATCCAAGATATAAAGAAGACATCCACATCAACATGCCATTAGCTATTCAGATCCACCCGAAAATTTCCAAGGAAATAAATCACTT
This sequence is a window from Setaria italica strain Yugu1 chromosome III, Setaria_italica_v2.0, whole genome shotgun sequence. Protein-coding genes within it:
- the LOC101752969 gene encoding gibberellin 3-beta-dioxygenase 2-3, encoding MTTSPAAAAATPCFELRSAERVPETHAWPGIDDHPTVKAAAGGDAVPVVDLGGDPDVARAAAGRAAEEWGAFLLVGHGVAAGVAARVEEQVARLFALPAAEKARAGRRPGEFNGYGRAPRLNFSNHMWSEGYTFPAAAVRAEFRRVWPDAGDDYLRFCDVMEEHHAEMRALGVRLLDMLFGALGLTDAQIAAGETEREIRETLTATTHLNMYPRCPQPERAIGMAAHTDSGFITIILQSPVPGLQLLRRQPDRWVTVPAPPGALVVVLGDLFQVLTNGRFRSALHRAVVNRERDRISVPYFLGPPADMKVAPLAAAVPPGTKAAFRGVTWREYLEIREKQAISVDASVMKMLQVAEEEEEGGVPPNN